One Leptolyngbya sp. NIES-2104 genomic window carries:
- a CDS encoding calcium-binding protein: protein MTTQVQVGTVGNDILRGSNSDNIIIGNDGSDRLIGDSGDDLLISGDQVGSEFSSTSIEDIIDSLSLDPGIARNLDALVSEQNAAINNSTFQGGSDSETFTIAPEGTQAVFSRVDPNPATQPISTTNQFQINGAAGDDRLSIADLSGTSLERASFLAGTGNDVLDASQVAIPILARGDEGDDQLTTGKSDDTVAGGLGNDAIVGGAGKDTLIGGLGDDRFTWNPGDGTDVIRGNAGTDTSIINGSQDAEILTLTQNGSSAILERLSQTPFEMNITSTEGVELNGAAGNDILALSDLSETDVELLKFSGGEGDDILIGSGTDHALQANGDQGNDFLIGGSGENRFNGGTGDDRLVAGVGNNQFVFESEQPFSTESLGADTLIGFKPGTDKIVLDSTTFTALANPSASGVSPEIFATVNDDAAAAQSDAFIVYSGSSGKLFYNPNGAEGGFGDGNQFATLIGNPQLSSNDFVTQA from the coding sequence ATGACGACTCAAGTGCAAGTCGGCACTGTTGGTAACGATATTCTTCGAGGCTCAAACAGTGACAACATTATCATCGGTAACGACGGCAGCGATCGCTTAATCGGGGACAGTGGCGATGACCTGCTTATTTCTGGCGATCAAGTTGGCAGCGAATTTAGCTCCACTTCGATTGAAGACATAATCGATAGTTTGAGCCTTGATCCGGGCATTGCTAGAAATCTTGATGCCCTTGTATCAGAACAAAATGCAGCGATTAACAATTCTACTTTCCAAGGAGGTAGCGATTCGGAAACGTTCACGATCGCACCGGAAGGAACTCAAGCAGTCTTTAGCCGAGTTGATCCTAATCCAGCAACTCAACCAATTAGCACAACGAATCAATTTCAAATCAATGGGGCAGCAGGCGACGATCGCTTAAGCATTGCCGATTTATCAGGAACCTCTCTTGAACGAGCCTCATTTCTAGCAGGTACGGGAAATGATGTGCTTGATGCTAGCCAAGTTGCGATTCCCATTCTTGCTAGAGGTGATGAGGGAGACGATCAACTCACGACGGGTAAGAGTGATGATACGGTAGCGGGCGGATTGGGCAATGATGCGATCGTGGGTGGTGCAGGTAAAGATACTTTGATCGGTGGACTCGGAGACGATCGATTTACTTGGAATCCAGGCGATGGGACAGATGTAATTCGAGGCAATGCTGGGACAGATACCTCGATCATCAATGGCAGTCAGGATGCTGAGATTCTTACGCTGACTCAAAACGGAAGCTCAGCGATTCTAGAGCGGCTCAGCCAAACGCCATTTGAGATGAATATTACTTCGACTGAAGGCGTTGAACTCAACGGAGCCGCTGGGAATGATATTCTCGCTCTGAGCGACTTATCAGAAACCGATGTGGAACTGCTCAAGTTCTCCGGTGGTGAAGGCGACGATATTCTGATCGGCTCCGGGACGGATCACGCTTTACAAGCGAATGGCGATCAAGGGAATGATTTCTTGATTGGGGGCAGTGGCGAGAATCGGTTTAATGGTGGAACCGGAGACGATCGCCTAGTTGCGGGCGTTGGCAATAATCAGTTTGTGTTTGAATCCGAGCAGCCCTTTAGCACTGAGAGTCTTGGCGCGGACACACTAATCGGCTTCAAGCCAGGAACCGATAAAATCGTGCTGGACTCAACTACTTTTACTGCGTTGGCAAATCCTTCAGCGAGTGGCGTGAGTCCTGAAATTTTTGCAACGGTGAACGATGATGCGGCTGCGGCTCAGAGTGACGCATTCATTGTTTACAGTGGAAGCTCTGGAAAGTTGTTTTATAACCCAAATGGCGCAGAAGGTGGCTTCGGTGACGGGAATCAGTTTGCGACTTTGATCGGGAATCCACAGCTATCTTCAAATGATTTTGTGACACAGGCATAG
- a CDS encoding peptidase domain-containing ABC transporter — MTNLEVRSFLPIFFSTFPFNRLSAQACRHIASKVTLNDFQPGQIIFAEGELPIAVHCIVQGHVRIVTSSQPQPLTIARLEPGQTFGWEGLLRRVSVGSVRSAGLDETLTLSVPADEFEQLLSTELLPIISECVSATELYDILSRFFTSLPIQVERLDLNHIIQTIIEQNLAIASLHGNVFSNQNLAFSDCLWFISSGASQPIGTLVQSIEGSVLAQKASSPVRLVGINRAFFNSILETDFLPIPNQALATSEAVVDRLERLLNPPEQISIPRLVERKSYPAHRSQSPELSEYWVMTFWNLCDCLQIPYRPDILRRWYARLEKLSDQRMLRYIRIAEAFGLQAQITRFSPTPKGLLRLQTPAVLVLHGIPCVLYEATPTTITIASPIDGLLHLEPEKVAEQLAIAEVSSGVQLSHALIVRRHADSPTQQFGWRWFLPYFKPHQGILLQVLFASMVVQLLGLANPLMTQQIIDKVIINANAGALPVFGGLLVVVTAAESVLTVFRTYLLNSTTNRVDLVVGTEIVRHLLNLPLPFFQKRPVGELAARISELETIRQFLAGTSITVALDVVFSLLYVGVMWLYSPFLTLCVLGFVPLIAVLTLFASPILDKLIRKRSDQHARMQSYLIEVLNSIFTVKAQHMEAIAQANWRDRYLQYLGSSLRTTIAGSIFQAMNTFINNLSSLVVLWVGGNLVLNGELTLGGLIAFRIISGYVTGPLIRLSHLGQRIQEANLSIELLSDIKNTPMEFSAEDTAKVALPEMIGRVQYQAVNFGFNRQQQQLININFDIVPGSFVGIVGQSGSGKSTLVKLLPRLYSPSQGSIYIDGIDISKVSLASLRRQIGTVPQEPGLFEGTIRDNITLFADADDRAIVEAAKVAEAHDFIMELPDGYNTRVEERGASLSGGQRQRITIARMVLNNPRLVILDEATSALDYETERRVVENLMTRFRNTTVLFITHRLANLRNADLILYLQSGVLIEQGTHAELMAQRQRYYCLYRRQVQESV; from the coding sequence ATGACAAATTTAGAAGTACGATCGTTTCTACCCATTTTCTTCAGCACGTTTCCGTTCAATCGATTATCGGCTCAAGCTTGTCGGCACATTGCCTCGAAGGTCACGCTCAATGATTTTCAACCCGGACAGATTATCTTTGCAGAAGGGGAGCTTCCGATCGCGGTGCATTGCATTGTCCAAGGGCACGTTCGCATCGTTACTTCATCTCAGCCCCAGCCGTTGACCATTGCTCGACTAGAACCAGGGCAGACGTTTGGATGGGAAGGGCTACTGCGACGAGTTAGCGTTGGTTCAGTGCGATCGGCGGGGCTGGATGAAACACTGACGCTATCGGTTCCTGCGGATGAGTTCGAGCAACTTCTGAGTACAGAACTTTTACCAATCATCAGTGAGTGCGTCAGCGCCACCGAGCTTTACGACATTTTGTCGCGCTTCTTTACCTCACTGCCGATTCAAGTTGAGCGCCTTGATTTGAACCACATCATTCAAACAATCATTGAGCAAAATCTTGCGATCGCTTCATTACACGGAAACGTGTTCTCAAACCAGAATCTTGCCTTCTCAGATTGCCTATGGTTCATTAGCAGTGGAGCTTCACAACCGATCGGAACGCTGGTTCAGTCGATCGAAGGTTCTGTCCTTGCTCAAAAAGCTTCATCTCCGGTGCGCTTAGTTGGAATTAATCGCGCCTTTTTCAATTCAATTTTAGAAACAGATTTTCTGCCCATACCAAACCAAGCCTTAGCTACTTCAGAAGCAGTCGTGGATCGTCTAGAACGGCTCCTCAATCCTCCTGAGCAAATCTCGATCCCGCGTCTTGTAGAGCGCAAATCTTATCCTGCTCATCGATCGCAGTCTCCAGAACTGTCTGAATACTGGGTCATGACCTTCTGGAATCTCTGCGACTGCCTGCAAATTCCTTATCGACCCGATATTCTCAGGCGTTGGTATGCCCGACTCGAAAAGCTCAGTGATCAACGGATGCTGCGCTATATTCGCATCGCTGAGGCATTTGGACTGCAAGCCCAGATTACTCGGTTTTCTCCTACGCCGAAAGGGCTGCTACGGCTGCAAACACCAGCAGTACTTGTATTGCACGGAATTCCATGCGTCTTGTATGAAGCAACTCCGACGACAATTACGATCGCATCTCCGATCGATGGTTTGCTGCATTTAGAGCCAGAGAAAGTAGCTGAACAACTCGCGATCGCAGAAGTTAGCTCTGGTGTTCAACTGAGTCATGCGTTGATTGTTCGTCGTCATGCCGATAGCCCGACGCAGCAATTCGGCTGGCGCTGGTTTTTGCCGTACTTCAAGCCACATCAAGGTATCCTGCTTCAAGTTTTATTTGCTTCGATGGTCGTGCAGCTTCTAGGACTTGCCAATCCACTGATGACTCAGCAGATTATTGATAAGGTGATCATTAATGCGAATGCTGGAGCATTGCCTGTATTTGGCGGATTGCTCGTTGTCGTAACCGCAGCAGAATCAGTCTTAACTGTGTTTCGGACATATTTACTCAACAGCACGACAAATCGAGTGGATTTAGTGGTTGGCACAGAAATTGTTCGACATCTGCTGAATTTGCCACTGCCATTTTTTCAGAAACGCCCGGTTGGAGAATTAGCCGCACGGATTTCAGAACTGGAAACGATTCGGCAATTCCTTGCAGGGACTTCCATCACCGTTGCGTTAGATGTCGTATTTTCGCTGCTATATGTAGGAGTCATGTGGCTCTACAGCCCTTTTCTCACGCTCTGCGTTCTAGGGTTTGTCCCACTGATTGCCGTACTTACTTTATTTGCCTCTCCGATTCTCGACAAGCTGATTCGGAAGCGATCGGATCAACACGCTCGAATGCAGTCGTATTTGATCGAAGTTCTCAATAGTATTTTTACCGTGAAAGCACAACACATGGAGGCAATAGCGCAGGCGAACTGGCGCGATCGCTATCTTCAATATTTGGGTAGCAGCTTGCGAACCACGATCGCGGGATCAATATTCCAAGCGATGAATACATTTATCAACAATCTCAGCAGTTTGGTCGTGCTGTGGGTCGGGGGAAACTTGGTTCTGAATGGGGAGTTGACGCTGGGGGGACTGATTGCTTTTCGGATTATCAGCGGGTATGTCACAGGTCCTTTAATCCGGCTATCGCATCTGGGGCAACGAATTCAAGAAGCGAATTTATCGATCGAGCTATTGTCTGATATCAAAAATACGCCGATGGAGTTTTCGGCTGAAGATACTGCGAAAGTGGCACTGCCTGAAATGATTGGACGAGTGCAGTATCAAGCCGTAAATTTTGGCTTCAATCGTCAGCAACAGCAATTAATCAACATCAATTTCGATATCGTGCCGGGTTCATTTGTTGGCATTGTTGGGCAGAGTGGATCGGGCAAAAGTACCCTAGTAAAACTGTTGCCGCGTCTCTATTCTCCGTCTCAAGGCTCAATTTACATTGATGGAATCGATATTAGTAAAGTGAGTCTTGCTTCGCTGCGGCGACAGATTGGAACCGTTCCGCAAGAGCCAGGATTGTTTGAAGGCACGATTCGCGACAATATTACGCTGTTTGCGGATGCTGACGATCGCGCCATTGTCGAAGCGGCAAAGGTGGCAGAAGCGCATGATTTCATTATGGAACTGCCAGATGGCTACAATACGCGAGTTGAAGAACGTGGGGCATCTCTTTCTGGTGGACAGCGACAGCGTATAACGATCGCACGAATGGTTCTGAATAATCCCCGATTAGTGATTCTCGATGAAGCGACCAGTGCCCTTGACTATGAAACAGAACGGCGCGTGGTTGAGAATTTGATGACTCGATTTCGCAACACAACAGTTCTATTTATCACGCATCGCCTTGCTAATTTACGCAATGCAGATCTCATTCTGTACCTTCAATCGGGCGTGTTGATCGAGCAAGGCACTCATGCTGAATTAATGGCACAACGGCAGCGATATTACTGCCTTTACAGACGACAAGTTCAAGAATCGGTTTAA
- a CDS encoding peptidylprolyl isomerase → MTICLKFGNLKLTGEQVVAALVRYQLLESLLEQILLDSILTSVSISEDDVFEHLTGQDCSLKPDNFKAFLEDWASQRQRSRTDLEKAVRQLRIQKLKQAHFDRQIDAEFLKRKPEFDQVVLSLIRTSNQQLAEELLFQLRDDQVSFGSLAAQYSEGAERHTQGWLGLVRLSNLPPPVIQLVYQGKVGQVYGPVFLNDQAWIIRIEQFFEARLTEWVRADLRNQQLSCWLRSTLQSKLSEPGQIQIVNSQSEEVAEAIV, encoded by the coding sequence ATGACAATTTGTTTAAAGTTTGGAAATTTAAAGCTAACTGGCGAACAAGTGGTAGCTGCTTTAGTTCGCTATCAACTTCTAGAATCGCTTCTAGAGCAGATTTTGCTAGATTCGATACTCACCTCGGTTTCGATCAGTGAAGATGATGTGTTTGAGCATTTGACAGGACAAGATTGCAGCTTAAAGCCCGATAACTTTAAGGCATTTCTCGAAGACTGGGCAAGTCAACGGCAGCGATCGCGAACGGATCTCGAAAAGGCAGTTCGACAGTTACGCATCCAGAAACTCAAACAGGCACACTTCGATCGACAAATTGATGCGGAGTTCCTAAAACGCAAACCAGAGTTTGATCAAGTCGTGTTATCGCTGATCCGAACCTCAAATCAACAGCTTGCCGAAGAACTATTATTTCAGCTTCGTGATGATCAGGTGTCGTTTGGTTCACTCGCTGCACAGTACTCGGAAGGGGCAGAACGCCATACTCAGGGGTGGTTAGGTTTGGTGCGTCTGTCTAATCTGCCTCCACCCGTAATTCAACTGGTTTATCAAGGAAAAGTTGGGCAGGTTTACGGGCCTGTTTTTCTCAATGATCAAGCCTGGATTATTCGGATTGAACAGTTCTTTGAGGCTCGATTAACCGAATGGGTACGTGCTGACCTCCGTAATCAGCAACTAAGCTGTTGGCTGCGCTCTACGCTGCAATCTAAGCTCAGTGAACCTGGACAGATCCAGATTGTAAACAGCCAATCAGAAGAAGTTGCGGAGGCGATCGTATGA
- a CDS encoding HlyD family type I secretion periplasmic adaptor subunit, whose product MTPQKPHLLFRVAHNLRQQMQRAVDKVDVQLDHSEFDLPRAEVWVRRSQLVILGLGVGVLGWSIFARIDVVVTARGKLEPLSSSQSVQSRAGGVVTAVLVQDGQTVKQGQILMQLDKAELLNRLEALLRQREPIAKQVTLLRLARQGRTINAAAPDLKIPQELLSQVQRRNLLLAKLTGNSQNLTAEQLQQYNLFVQGLNDIRSLSQLQASALETQATGADAQLVENQARLRSEQQQLAELTALRQSGGISRTDYLRRVTELNTLQNQFNQNQVQRRLLDVNRVQTQIDGQKTIADQLRTVQAELSQLDAQIDNTLQTNQSQLTQFDAQLKQLKLDLQAQEVKAPTNGVVFDLATRIPGLFAQPGQVLVKVSPNEALIARVQVANADAASLSVGIPVEVRLDAYPFTENGSISGVVTKISSEAVPADPNQRNGQTVFPVEIRLDQPFLERQGKRLTISPGMTLSVNMKTQSRAPISYVAEPIIKAFDAMRSVR is encoded by the coding sequence ATGACTCCACAAAAACCTCATTTACTTTTTCGAGTTGCTCATAACCTACGTCAACAAATGCAAAGGGCAGTAGACAAAGTTGATGTGCAGCTTGATCATTCTGAATTCGATCTGCCTCGTGCTGAAGTCTGGGTGCGCCGATCGCAGCTAGTCATTCTAGGGCTGGGAGTCGGTGTTCTAGGCTGGTCAATTTTTGCCCGAATTGATGTGGTTGTCACCGCTCGTGGCAAGCTTGAACCTTTATCTTCTTCTCAGTCTGTTCAATCTCGTGCGGGTGGAGTCGTGACTGCGGTACTGGTGCAAGATGGACAGACGGTAAAGCAAGGTCAGATTTTGATGCAGCTAGACAAAGCTGAACTGCTGAATCGATTGGAAGCTTTGCTACGACAGCGTGAACCGATCGCAAAACAAGTCACGCTACTTAGGCTAGCTCGACAAGGACGAACTATAAACGCAGCAGCTCCTGATCTAAAGATTCCACAAGAATTACTGAGCCAGGTTCAGCGCCGAAACCTTCTACTTGCGAAACTGACTGGAAATTCACAAAATCTTACTGCTGAACAATTGCAGCAGTACAACTTATTTGTGCAGGGATTGAACGATATTCGATCGCTCAGTCAACTTCAAGCCAGTGCGCTCGAAACTCAGGCAACCGGAGCAGATGCCCAACTCGTAGAAAATCAAGCAAGACTGCGTTCAGAGCAACAGCAACTCGCTGAACTCACCGCACTGCGACAATCCGGCGGCATTTCACGTACTGATTATCTGCGACGAGTAACCGAGCTAAACACCCTACAAAATCAATTTAATCAGAATCAAGTCCAGCGCCGTTTACTGGATGTGAACCGAGTCCAGACTCAAATCGATGGACAGAAAACGATCGCAGATCAGCTAAGAACGGTTCAAGCTGAACTCAGTCAACTCGATGCTCAGATCGATAACACGCTGCAAACGAACCAAAGCCAACTGACTCAATTCGATGCCCAACTCAAACAACTCAAACTCGATTTGCAAGCTCAAGAAGTCAAAGCCCCAACGAACGGTGTTGTATTTGACCTAGCCACGAGAATTCCTGGACTGTTTGCACAGCCTGGACAAGTGCTAGTCAAAGTGTCTCCGAACGAAGCCCTAATCGCACGGGTACAGGTTGCGAATGCTGATGCAGCGAGTCTCAGCGTTGGCATTCCGGTTGAAGTTCGTCTGGATGCTTATCCGTTTACTGAAAATGGCTCAATTTCTGGCGTGGTTACGAAAATCAGCAGTGAAGCGGTTCCTGCTGATCCGAATCAGCGCAATGGTCAAACGGTCTTTCCGGTTGAAATTCGACTCGATCAGCCTTTTTTAGAGCGGCAAGGAAAACGACTTACCATTTCGCCTGGAATGACTCTATCAGTAAACATGAAAACGCAGTCTCGCGCTCCCATTAGCTATGTTGCTGAACCGATCATCAAAGCCTTTGACGCGATGCGATCGGTACGATGA